The genomic interval AATCATgtgttaagtttttaaaatgctGTCAAATTAATGCTTGCTTTACAAAGCCTACATTTCTCTGATACCCCTGTATGCAATGCATTGAACACAATTTCATCCATATTACAAGTTTTCTATTCTGCAGAATTACCCTgataaaacatgaatatttatacATTATGATAATGAAGTTCTATTTGGCATAAATgatatattaataaataatatatatgtacattttcttatactattttcatcaaaaaaattatcctgtaagaagaataaaaattcaatataatataGTAATGATCAGATgtgcataaataaataaaatgattttttttttctaaaacgcAATAAAGAGTTTCAATGCAGGCCTGAACCAAATCAACTTGGGCAAATGGTAAGTACCTATGTATGGGTCTGTGAGAATAATCATTTTCAATCTAAATTGGGTTAAAcaattatcatattatataatataattataattctaATTAGTCAGACTGTAATTACTCTCATGGTACAACTCTAATCCTATTTCCCTGAAGTGGATTAGGgagattaaaatatttgtgattATGTAATCAAATAGAGGCAGCAAGGGGCAACGGATAAGATAAATCCTCACTGAATTTAGAATGATCTTACCCTTTTAGCGTCTACTACTGTCAAATATCTTCAATACACATTCACTGTTCCATTTCTATATAATGCCCATACATTCAAAGAATACCTTTCAATCTGAAGTATTAAATTGCAAATCACCCAATAATCCAATCTTTTCaatcataataaaaacattacttCATATTTTGCAGGctatataatttgaatattaattgattaaaatgCTACCAGCAGAAAGTATAAAATATGTTCATTCTTGATAAATTTGAGTCCTAGTTCTACATGGTCtgatttaatatttcaaatctAAAAGCCAGTTGaataatttattaattaatgtTAAACTTATGTTTTAGTATCTTGGAAACATACACCCACCAGACATTATGATCACTAGTACACTGAACACAAAACATAATACTCTGTATTGCTATATCTTTCTAATTTGCTACATATAGACTTTAAATCATTTATGATGCAATAAATATTTAGTTAGTAATATTAACAAGAAAAATGTACAATAATTGGGAAGGATATGTctgtatgtacatacacacaatATTCTATTACAAACATATAATATCTGTAAAAAGCATTATACATCCAACAGGATCAAGAAGaaatattgtttatttgatCTAATTTAAGTTTAGCAGATCATCATCTGTCTTATTTACAATGCACCTCAATATTGTCACTATTGTTCAGTTTGAttttaaattcttcatttcttgtACTGATGTTATAagtagaaaagaaaatcatgcaGGAATTGTCTACTATCATAATGAGGCATAAGCAAGTTTATCAATACCAACTATATTTTAGGGGCTATCTAAGCTCACTATTTTACagctgttttattttctttctttttctattatATTTTTGGGGCAAAATGTTACTTTACAACTGCAATTTTCTCTTCCTCATTTTTGACTTCCAACAAATAGTGAAAAGAGACAAAAGAACCATGAGGATAATTTCTTCAATCATTGTATAATGTAGGTGAAATATATATGACCATCCAGTTAAAATTCATAAGAATCCCTTTAAgaagttaaaaatataaattttggatttagaaaataaaaatataggaAAATCAGCTCATCAGAAAGAGGTAACCATTCATCTACCTAATATGCAAATATGGAGCCATAAAATCAAACCCAAAACAAGAAACCAGCATTTCTTTAAAGGCTATACTGTCATGGACTGTTGTGAGTTTCAACACATCCCATGCAAGAATGAGTCTCAAACTTGCATTCCTCTTCTCTCCCCATTCTGATTGAAGGAAGTATGATCATTAGGTGATCAATTTTGACAGGTTATAAACCATTCTAAAGCTTGTGATCTACTTTTTCAAACTACTGTAaatggaaaaatgaaaatgtatccTTGCTATTTTCTACATCTCTTTATTCCATCAAATGGACGACACTGCTATACTTCCTACAAAAATTTTAGGCCTGAGTTCACACTGAGTGCATCAATAGATTTCCTCATAAAAATACACCttttttcttacaaaattacaCCTCCTCTCCTGTATAATGTATATACATCATGCCAGTACAGTGCAGTATAATATACAGTCTATGTACAAGTCCATTCGCGTTTTATTACACACTGGAGCCGGAACCAACAGATAAAGGTTTGCCGTGAATGCATGGAGGAATAGTTATTTACCACGTGATTTCATGTCAGGTTAATTGTAGAATCTATGGCAAAATGATCATATATTTTTGTGGTaggaacaattttttattttttactttagcTTGTGATTTTCTCTTgcatatgtatttgttttttatcttgcaacattttttattagCAGGCGCTACTTGATATTTCATGCACACATCTTATTTCATGAGGAAAATAATCTAATTTCGCTTTCAAGAAGGGGGATCTTTAAGACGATTGCTTCTATTGTGAATGTTTGCTTTGTGCCAATCATGCTCTCTtgcaagcatttctcaaagatgatgaatttttgtgattttagtTGTTGGTCCTGTCCGCTCTTTATTTTGGTATTTGGAACATGATAACTCTGACGTTGATAGTCTTGGATGCCAGGATTTTGTTGCATTCTGCCGAGTCAATCAGGGGGATGTTATTGTAGGGACTATCTGTCTTCTCTGGGGTGAATTCAAAGCGATATACATGCGGCTCAATCTGTCATGAGAGAGGAACAGAAACAAGACATCTATAAACAAACATCTGCATAATTCACAATTGTGCAAACAAAATACTAAAAGGTACATTTAACAAGCTCTACTTTTATCTCAAAATAGGATATATTTAGGGGATATATGAATAACCATTTCTAGATGTTACAATATGAGTGTTGAATCATTTATAAACAGAGAAAACAGATGATAAACTCTTATAtatctttgttgttttttatcaaaatcaaagtttaTTGTTGGTTATTTACTGAGGCTAAAAGGAgaggaatttttttaatttttgtatgaCAAATTCAATTATGAAAGTTAAATTCATGGCTCATATCGATATTTTGCTCAGTAATAGTGTTAGTAGAGTTCTGTAATCCTGTTTCACAATCCTACATTAATGATGAGAGGTTTAAATGAGACAATTTCACTGCCTGTAGCAGGAGAACAATCAAACTGGCTTGCAAGGACCTTCTTACTTCTCTTGTGAATGGTAAGTTAcattctacatgtatgctacTCAAACCCTACCCTAGCGGAAATTTGTTGATTTCAAGCATGTTGTCATTAACAAGTCCTATGCAACAAGGCCATGTATGCCTTCCAGTTGCATGAAAGTTTCTGTTATGGTAACTTACCCATCCAATGTTACAATGATGAAATTAGGGATTTCATGGAagttggatggcaaagttaccataatagtaactttaaAGCACAGGAAGACACTTGAATCTCTGTGAGAATGCTCACCTTAGCATCACTGAAAGGCCCATTGAGGATCATAAATTGCATGACAAGGTTGGAGGTGATACGGCTCTTAAGAGAGAGTTGGAAGGCGATACGACGCTCTAGTGTATGAGATGGATTCCTCTCGTCATCGTTAACCCTGGCTTTGACTACCCATTGCTGGTTGAGGGCAGAGAAACGACTAGTTTCGTAGTACAGCTTGGTGATGAAATCGTCTGTACGGTATGGCCTCAACTGCAAATCTACCAATCACAAATCATaacataaaatttgaaagataaataaaattggATAATGCCCTTAATTAGAAATTCCTTTTGAAATCATCtttcacaattttctttgaattaaaaaaaaaggtcatattttattttggtggattttttacattcaaaatcAGCAAGTATAATTTCTACAATGCCTGCTTTGCTATACCATAATGTATATTGCTCTCTTTATAGAGGTTTACCTTGTaaatggggaaaagggaaaTTGTAAAGATAGGCTGggataagaaaagaaagaggcATTAACTGAAATATGCAACCAATTTTttgttactacatgtatattgaacttGAGAAGGAAGCACTTTGACATTTCTTCTGCAAGTGCACTGTAGCCTATAATGTCTGCATTTATATTATCCAAAGGGATATTGGATTGTGCATGGTGATCTGAGGTATAGAGTTGGatcaaataacaaaaaaaataactttcaaGGCTTGTTCACATATGTCTTTATAAACAACTTCATGTCAAAGTCACATCAACGAAAACTGACTCCAAATCAACCGAGGGTATGTCATCGGCCATAAAACTTTGGTTGGTGTGGAGTGGGTTTCGCCAACGTGACTTTAGCATGTACTGTAAAGGAGAGGGAAGTTCAATGACTATTCACTGTGTGGTGAAATGCCAATACAGTAGAATTATTCTTAAGGAACCTGGTTTGCCAAAGCATATATGTGAATAAGCCCCAAAGCATTTTCTGATTCTAACCATTGAAAGTGATCTTCTCATAGGACAAGAGCTTGACAACATTCCTCAGGACCTTAGTATCCTCATCCCTCCCGGATTCCTTCTGTTGAATGGCCTCCAGTACCTCACTACCAGTCTTTTTGGGATAGGCACACCCGTCTTCATGCCCCTCCAAACCATGGTGTGGTCCTTGCCAGGAACAACCAATCTGATAGTACTTACACTTTGTTACCCTGTTCATATGCATTTTAGTCAACGATTCATTACAACATAGCAAAGAAAACaagtaaaagaggaaaagaatgggaggaaaagggggagaaaatgagagaaaattgaaattagaTGCTTGTATTTGATTACTTTTGCCTTGAACAATCAATATGAAACAGTACTAAGTTTTcttaaatgatgaaaatgaaataacaatcaACATCACTTACCTTTCCTTCAGGAACACTAGTATATATACCTGAGGCATGTAACATCAAGTTTAGTACATTGATCATAGGGctaatttttatgattgataacACATGagaatcaatgcaatcaatcaaataaatcaGTGCTATGATCAATTACTAAATTTGATGTTACAGGGCTCAGATGTAGAATATGAAATTGTATATTCTTAAAAGTATTTATTgtgaaataatgatattaatgcaTGTTGATGTTTAAATTACTGCATACTTTCATTATTTACTGTCATCATTATTTCTCTTATTGTTATAATTTCTTCCTGATATgaactgggttttttttcttattaatatTCTGCTTCGACAATGAAACCTTATATCTCAATAATAGGCTCAGTGGCTTAATTTCTTCAGATAGAAATCTTGAATTTGGAACTGAAAACAAGTTAtcatgtcatttaaaaaaacattttctcatAAGTTTGAAATACAAGATTTCTTGCCCTAGCAACAATGtagtttcccttttttcattatatttgtttCCTTTAAATTGGTACAAAGTGATTCATTTGTGTATTATCTGATACATTTGAAACATTTATGTTGATGTAGAAGAATAAGACAAATCCATATATCTCAAGTATATCAGGAATCAAACCAAGctgttttcaaataaatatcaatCATATTGATATTGGAAGGCAATCTCAGAAGGAAAAAGTTATGAGATGATATTCAatcatttttctatattttcttctaTATATGATTTCAATTACAGAAACTcagaaaatgtatggatttgttttatttcatctgAAAGTAAAAGACATTACTAAGTGTTTTTTGTTGGTTGAATTGTGTCAAAGTTTGAGGATATGAttttccccccatttttttcCGACACAAACCCAGACAAAAACCGATTTAATCTGCTGATGAAAGAGAGTGCAGAGAAGGGAGAGATGGAGGAAGAAGAGTAAGAAAGGGGAACTTGGGGAGAGGGAGCAATGGAGGAacagagagaaaggggagagaaagaaaggagagagtGATAGTTAAAGTTATTCCCAAATCAGGATAATACTACATTTGTGTACGTGTACATTAATGGAGCCCTATGAATTTTAATACTgtttaattaaaatgaaatcatgaataaaTATGTGTGCCTTTAAATGTGTACATGTGTAGGGGATCTATGTAATAATGCTTGTGTAAAATTGCAAAGTAATCTGAAAATACCAGAGAAAAATTCTTTGGAGAATAGAAGGGGAGGaattcaaatataattattggAAATCCACTCAGCCCATCCTTATATAAGCAGATACTCTACATATAAGATCCTAGATTACATGTGGATATCTCTATTAAAAAATCCAAATAAATAACTGCAAAGATTCTGCATGAACGATTTACAGCTtaataacacttttttttttctaattatgaatatttttgtatgtatattggtGTAATCAGTCATTATGCAACAGTGATtacattataaaatatcaaaccATGATAAACGAACTGAGTAATAATTGAGATGCAATTTACCTCGCATAATTCCCCTGTATGTTATTCCATTTTCCAGACGGTGTATTGCTGGCCAGAAAATGAACTTCTAGTTTTCACCACAGTACAGATTGGCAGTGTAAAGAATTATATAAAAACTGTGAAATTATTGATTTAATAACTAATAGCAGTTATGAAATCTGTGTGTAAAATTCATATCAagtcccccctccctcccccccccccaaaaaaaaaaaggaaaacaagacAAAGAAATCTCTATTAGCTTAATGCATATGGGTGCTCGTACCGGTACTGTATATCTCATGAGCGATGGTAGTACATTTTGTACATTATTTAGTATGTATGGAGATCAATGCACATCTGATTATCAGACTAGAAAGCAAGTATATTGCGACGTTTGCAATATTCATGGCGAGCATCAACCAGTATTTGAAATTAAACAGATCATAAATTTTGATTCATCCAGGAAAATAGTTAAttacatatatgaaaaaaagataTCTTTTCATGTGGATTTACAATTCTTCAGAGAATATGTTTTATGTGCGATCTTGGTTGTTTCTTCCACATGTCTTGAGTTTGAAAATTACTTTGAACTCAAATTCTGTTGATGGATGATGCAAGTTGGCTTTATACTCCTCCCTTTAAAAGTGGAATTAATTAGCCTTACAGTGTATATTAATTGGGGGTTGTGGATAAGTATTTTATCAATAACCTTATATCCTAATATCAGAAAAGACTTGTGAGTAAATTTTCTCTTATAATATGCCCCAACTAATAAATTGAGCACTATTCTAAGATGCCAAGGCTGGTTTAATATTTCCCTTTAATTGTGTCAGAGCGCTCATATTTCCCGTCTGGCTATCATTACTCACTGATGTTACCTCCATAGGAACTCCATGGGTACAGTTTAATTTCCATCACTTCCCCATAGCACAGTGCTCAGTGCTTTTACTATAATGTGCAATAATGATATGCATGGTGATGAAATATCTTTTCACTATACTTGTGGGCTAGCTCACTGATAAAAGATATTAACATCTCTTACTGAActtatgatttcatttgaaatgTAGATGGATTTCTAGTGTATACCATTTTATATCATTGAATATCATATTCTAAGTCTCAGAATAACTCATAATTAGATATTGATATGTTATATCAAAACCTTTGATTATTTTGCAAATCATATCATATTCTGTATGAGAGCTATTAAATAGTTTATTGAGAtttatgaatttacatgtataagggCTAATTTTCAAagctattttcattttgaagagGGAGGGGCTACTTTCATCATTTCAATGGCTACCTACTTCTTCATTTCACATTgtatattattcaatttttcacttTGCATTATATGCTTATGTTCATTATTTTACTATAAAAAGAAGCAAAGCTGTTTTTCAATCATGAATGGTTATATTTTGTAGCAAAGTGAATTTGGAACcatacaaaaagaaaatgaataccCAAAAGAATTTGTTTTTCAGGAATATAGGGGATGATTTAGGCTGTATTTCAAGGCAAACTGTActgtccccctccccctctgtaaattacttaatttgtatttttaaaacctTATTATCCAATATGATTTCCTACTAATTTATACACTGTATACCTACCTACATTTTTTGCAATTGTTTCATCAAATTAAAgtgcaaagtgaatgaattCATTTAATTTACTCCTCTTATATGTATAGTTGGTGTAATGTTGTTTCAGTATGTGTGAGTCAGtatgtttcattttcaatatgtatatgcaaatttcagtatctctatttctttctatcaTACCTGTATGATTCACCATACATATTCATTCTTTGTTTAACCAAAGAAATTTATGAATGTATATAGTACAGTCTGCAATCTAAGAACTAGTTTGCATTGATGAATAGCACTCTAATTAAAGATAAAAGAATGCATGTAATCAtattttgacacaaaatcaccAATCAACAGAGTACCCACAAGTTTTACATCTTCTTTCCCCATATTTTGAGCTATAttcattcttgattttttttttcttttaattttttttctggttcatttttgtcattttaattaTTGTGTTATACAAAGTTTGGAATAGCAATCCTAATAAAAATCTCTGAAAACACATAAATGgcataaaatacaataaaatcttATTTATGATTTGCACTATGATTGTGGTTAACATCGAATATGGTATACTTTTGCATAAAAATATGATCACagcattattaacattatttaaaaaataaatgtttacatatttgaaacacacacacaaagcaaaatgaaaaaagcTTTATGATGATAAGAAACTGTTTCCTTTGAGCTTTTTCAGCAATTTCACAGAAAAATGCTGGTAGTCATCGTATAAAATAAAGGCAACTGAAATATCATTCATGACTGACAATtatatacaaaaagaaaaacccaaACAATTCTTCCTTCACACTTAACCAacaatatgatttttaaaaataacaatttttttcaattcttcccAAGTTACAAAATTCCCACTTATATGAAACAATCTCcatttttaataacaaatataaagaTTTAATAATGGATGGATTGGTATTAAAGTTTCAAATTGTTCTCTGATAATGGTCATGGTATAATGTTTGATTGGACTAAGTGggtaatattttacatattgCAGAAtcatcataaagaaaaaaaaaaggagcaaATTTAGATTTGATTTTAATGACCTCTGAACAATGTagatgaaatatttcatgacaGAGTTAAgtgtaaaagaaaaatgtcttGAATAGGAAAATCATTTTGCATATAATTTTCTCAATCACATAAAAGCAATATTTGTAAATGACCATTCCTTTGTTCAAGAGGATTACCAGCAAATTCTCTGTTAatctaaaataaaatgtaaaataaacaaaaagaataaTATAATTGTCTCAATGGAAGCTGGCTAAATGTATTTCAGGTAGTACTGAACATGTAGATGTAGAACTACCAGTATCCAaccaattaaataaataatcttAATAAAGACAATTATTTagagaagaatgaaaataatgtagaATGACAATTTTGTTCTGTCAACTCCAGACAATTCCAATTAAAATCAGGATGTGTCTGCATGTTCTTGTGGACATCTGTTCCAGTCCTTTTGATAAAAGTTTTTAATAAAGGAGGCGGGGGCATCTCTGCAAGATAGCACTTCTAGATCTTCCACTGGTCATCGTGCATGGCACTGCTTAAAGGGCAAGTATACCCCAACAAAGAGTAGACTCgattaaatagagaaaaatcaaacaagcataatgctgaaaaatcATCAATATCGGCAGTAAAATATGAGTGTTATGATTTTTCAAAGTacctttatttttcacaaaatagttatgtgaTACGCAAATGAGAGCCGATGATGTCACATACTcaatacttttttgtatttttttatatggaatacatatatcttcttttttttcttcatattttacaaTTCAGAAGCATCTTCACTGTATCACAATAGGATGATTCAAACCCcttttcattataaaatgaGGAAAACATAAAGATGTTTCACacttcatacaataaaatacaaaaaaaagtgaGTGGGCGAGGCTagcagtttcctcatttgcataccaaccagtaCGTGcactgtgcatataactattccTAAATTAAGCAGAACTTTATTAATTGCCATGGAATATCCGACTTTGATTAGTTTCTCACattatgctggtttgatttttcttttttaattcatatcaacattttgtagggatggacttgccctttaatagATGCAGATTACcaggacagagagagagagagagagagagagaggcatcTCAAATATGACATGTGCGAAGGGAAAGTATCAGTTTCATACAGCCTAAAGAAGATGCACTGCTGCTGATGTTGCATACTACATCCCTTCTCTCCTTGCCAAATGAGATGTTTGAAGGCCAAGGGAAGACAAGCGTGCATCTGCaacaatttcttttttcccAATCCAGTATATGTCGTTGCTTTGCCCAAGTTCAAGCATCAATATATACCCATCTGCACTAGAAGCTGTATCTGCAGCACTTAGTATAATGAATTTGACCTTTCTTATTATGGTTGAGCTACCATGCTCGTCCCTGTTGATATTTTGGAGGTAATCAATTGGGCAGGATGGAATGTCAATTGGGCTTATGTACAATTAACATAAATTGACTATTTAGGTTCATTAAGAATGCACAGAACCCACAGTGAGAGCTCCCCCTCTATTCATACATATTTccaaaacataattatcattggtaaaaaaaaggagaggtgAAAAAACTGCTTGTATATttggtaaggggggggggggtaggattCTCAGTTTCAACCCTTTCATGCTCTCAACAAACCAAAGGatcgatgtacatgtatgtaggtgaGAATATAGTTTGTCAAATGCACATCTCAAAATTCCACTTTATCCACCCACATGATAAcccctttttctttcatcttattttcattttatttgtctttgttgaaaaaaaaatatgtaggcATCTgtcactacatgtatttaaaattgctgttttattttgtttcaaattgcaCCTTAACAATTTCTAGACGCGAGCAGGATTAACACCAGAGCAATTTTTAGAGCTGGGTAAATTGTGAAGTGTAGCAAGCAGAGCTCTCGCCCCATACACACCAAGCCTCCATTGGCCGACTTTGGGGCCCTTGGTGGGGTCCAGGAGCCTGTTTAAATGctttaaaagttaaaatatcataatcctGAATATTTAAGTCCTGAATAcaggtgcttcattggctgaaaatcaaattgcgcaagattttttgaATTGCTTGTggttgcaactctttctgcaacgggccccaggtgttGTAAAAATTTGTACAAGGAAAGTCAGGAAAAACAAGGAAAATTTATGGCCCATAAAACATGGGCCATGTTTTATGTAGCTTATTGGTGTTTATAAAATAGAGTTACGCACCCTTTtctgaattcaatttttttaaccgTAAGCTTGTATCTGGCAAAGCCCTACCCATTTTTAAGTTAATAAAAAGATCAGTAATCCTGATAGCCTCGGATTTCACAGGCAATGAcctaaattcacaaaacaaaaatctgCTCACATGATCGAGGTCAACAAAAAGTCACATGTCATGCCAGCCAATACTAATTTTTTTCCACCAGCCCATATTTGTGActtgtgtacatgtacctaaTTAGTATTCCAGTCCATGCACATTATTACATGTGAGATCAGATGTACATGCTAGGGTCACTGTTATCTTGTTAATGAggacatttttgtatttttttttcttgtcaataaTCATTTCTGAAGGGAAAAGTATAAGATTATGGGGGTCAAAATTATTTGTGggttaaaaaatgtaatatacCATTTTGACAAAAGGTACCacaaaatgtcaattttcaagataaaatttTTGAGTATTAACATAACATACACATGACATTACCTTACACATAGTTTGCTATCAGTAGGGTGGAGTGGAATGTAGAGAGAGCATGATAATTGATTTAAGTTTTTCCCTCCAGGCCATTTTGTTTGCacaggtacatacatgtacataataattatgataaagatcACCTCTGCTTAAAACAGATTTCTCATCAACTGCAAATGGGTATATATTGAGCTACATTTAGTCTCCTGCTAATACTGGAT from Lytechinus pictus isolate F3 Inbred chromosome 2, Lp3.0, whole genome shotgun sequence carries:
- the LOC129253746 gene encoding zinc finger TRAF-type-containing protein 1-B-like, whose protein sequence is MHMNRVTKCKYYQIGCSWQGPHHGLEGHEDGCAYPKKTGSEVLEAIQQKESGRDEDTKVLRNVVKLLSYEKITFNDLQLRPYRTDDFITKLYYETSRFSALNQQWVVKARVNDDERNPSHTLERRIAFQLSLKSRITSNLVMQFMILNGPFSDAKIEPHVYRFEFTPEKTDSPYNNIPLIDSAECNKILASKTINVRVIMFQIPK